One genomic window of Corallococcus caeni includes the following:
- a CDS encoding glycosyltransferase has product MHIHQLVTRLAWGDAIGNQVRYLQSLLRSWGHTSEIYADSWDDACRDQVRAARSYPREATRDSVLLVHHSFESRQVPLIARSRGRKLLVYHNITPARLFEGYDRGAVLACDAARLELLALRPHVDGAFAYSRFSAEELVAAGYPRVDVLPFAIDWNAFDTPPDPALMAELDDGCSNILFVGRAVPSKYVDDVLRVFTAYQRLYQPKSRLLIAGNIHRDAPYGGFLHGLKDLLGPDRIQFLGRVNAAQLSACFASATAYLSMSRHEGFGVPLLEAMYRDVPVVAYGAAAVPETMGGAGLTTFSREPMDVAQLLAVLEREPALRQQVLTAQRARVAGLSQKAVAAQVRTALQGWLGGSGPGPAVAASQAPAIELVCPGFSARPEAPMSRLARELHRRLPDSRILALRGRGEEPTLSLGPQTTGGAPVWHFTPDQPVGPAPELLPSSSSLETAVRASSGKVVLLGVDTAAAQALMASVGRRSWGVRDAAGASDEASTEAARHHLGPRLVELDRTDLDAVANVLVQALSSKKKRGARDARR; this is encoded by the coding sequence TTGCACATCCATCAGCTGGTCACCCGCCTGGCGTGGGGTGACGCGATTGGCAACCAGGTGCGCTACCTCCAGAGCCTGCTGCGCTCCTGGGGCCACACCTCCGAAATCTACGCGGACTCCTGGGACGACGCGTGCCGCGACCAGGTGCGCGCCGCCAGGAGCTACCCGCGCGAGGCCACCCGCGACTCCGTGCTGCTCGTGCACCACAGCTTCGAATCGAGGCAGGTGCCGCTCATCGCCCGGTCGCGCGGACGCAAGCTGCTCGTCTACCACAACATCACCCCCGCCCGGCTCTTCGAGGGCTATGACCGGGGCGCGGTGCTCGCGTGCGACGCCGCCCGCCTGGAGTTGCTCGCGCTGCGCCCGCACGTGGACGGCGCCTTCGCCTACTCGCGCTTCAGCGCGGAGGAGCTGGTCGCCGCGGGCTACCCGCGCGTGGACGTGCTGCCCTTCGCCATCGACTGGAACGCGTTCGACACGCCGCCAGACCCTGCGCTGATGGCGGAGCTGGACGACGGCTGCTCCAACATCCTCTTCGTGGGCCGCGCGGTGCCCAGCAAGTACGTGGACGACGTGCTGCGCGTCTTCACCGCGTACCAGCGCCTGTACCAGCCCAAGAGCCGCCTGCTCATCGCGGGCAACATCCACCGCGACGCGCCTTATGGCGGTTTCCTGCACGGCCTCAAGGACCTGCTCGGCCCGGACCGCATCCAGTTCCTGGGCCGCGTCAACGCCGCGCAGCTGTCCGCCTGCTTCGCGTCCGCCACGGCCTACCTCTCCATGAGCCGGCACGAGGGCTTCGGCGTGCCGCTGCTGGAGGCCATGTACCGCGACGTCCCCGTCGTCGCGTACGGCGCCGCGGCCGTCCCGGAGACGATGGGCGGCGCGGGCCTCACCACGTTCTCGCGCGAGCCCATGGACGTGGCGCAGCTGCTCGCGGTGCTGGAGCGCGAACCCGCGCTGCGCCAGCAGGTGCTCACCGCGCAGCGCGCCCGCGTGGCCGGGCTGTCCCAGAAGGCCGTGGCCGCGCAGGTGCGCACCGCGCTGCAGGGCTGGCTGGGAGGAAGCGGGCCCGGTCCGGCGGTGGCCGCCTCGCAGGCGCCCGCCATCGAACTCGTCTGCCCCGGCTTCTCCGCGCGGCCGGAGGCGCCCATGTCGCGGCTCGCCCGCGAGCTGCACCGCCGCCTGCCTGACTCCCGCATCCTCGCCCTCCGGGGGCGCGGCGAGGAGCCCACTCTCTCGCTCGGGCCCCAGACGACCGGAGGAGCGCCTGTCTGGCACTTCACCCCCGACCAGCCCGTCGGCCCCGCGCCCGAGCTGCTGCCGAGCTCGTCGTCGCTGGAGACGGCGGTGCGGGCGTCGTCCGGGAAGGTGGTGCTGTTGGGCGTGGACACCGCCGCGGCGCAGGCGCTGATGGCCAGCGTGGGGCGGCGGAGCTGGGGGGTGCGCGACGCGGCCGGCGCGTCCGACGAGGCGTCGACGGAGGCGGCCCGGCACCACCTGGGGCCGCGCCTGGTGGAGCTGGACCGCACGGACCTGGACGCGGTGGCCAACGTCCTGGTCCAGGCCCTGTCATCGAAGAAGAAGCGAGGAGCCCGCGATGCACGCCGCTGA